The DNA region CGGCATCTACGAGGAGGGCTCCCCGCTCAGCGACACGCGGGGCTTCCGCAAGGACGTGCTGGAGGCGGTGCGGCCGCTGCGGGTGCCGCTCCTGCGCTGGCCCGGCGGCAACTTCGTCAGCGGCTATCACTGGCTCGACGGGGTGGGGCCGAAGGATCAGCGCCCCCGGCGCAGCGAGCTCGCCTGGTATGCGGAGGAGTCGAACCGGTTCGGCACTCTCGACTTCATCGCGTACTGCCGCGAGATCGGCGCCGAGCCCTTCATCTGCGTGAACATGGGCTCGGGCACCATGGACGAAGCCCAGGCGTGGGTCGAGTACTGCAACGGCACCGGCAACACGTCGTGGGCGAATCTCCGCCGCCAGCACGGCCACCCCGAGCCGCTCCGCGTGAAGTACTGGGGGCTCGGCAACGAGATGTACGGGAGCTGGCAGATCGGAAATCTCAATGCCCACGACTACGTGAAGAAGGCGCGCGGCTTCGCGACCGTGATGAAGCGGACGGATCCGTCCATCGTGCTGATCGGCTGCGGCCAGAACGGCTGGAGCGAGTGGGACGAGATTGTGCTGGGCGGCCTCGCCGACCTCATCGACTTCCACAGCATCCACCTCTACACGGGCAGCGCCGACCACTACGCCACGGTGTTCTCGTCGCATCAGGCGGAGCGCGCGGTGCGCATCTGCGCGGCCCTCATCGAGCGGGTGCGCGCTGCCCACCGGATCGCGCATTCCATCCACATCGCCTTCGACGAGTGGAACGTGTGGTGGCGGACGCGGAGCCACGAGGACCGCGTGGGCGGCGTGGAGGAGCGCTACACCCTCACCGACGCGCTCGCCGTCGCCACGTACCTGAACGGCTTCATCCGCCACTGCGACACGGTCAAGATCGCCAACCTCGCCCAGCTGGTGAACGCCATCGCCCCCATCTTCACGAGCCCGAAGGGCCTGTTCCTCCAGACGATCTATCACCCGCTGCGACTCTATGCGGAGCACACCCGTGAGATCGGGCTCGACGTCCACGTCTCCGGCGAGACCTACGCCCTGTCGCCCGCGCAGGAGACGGGCAGTGAGGGGCGTGTGCACCACGTGGCGGAGCTGGGCCCGTTCACGCTGCTCGACGCCGCCGGCAGCTGCGACGCCGCCGGCCGGCAGGTGACCCTGACGGTGGTGAACCGGGACGCGGTGCGCGCCCACCGCGCCACCATCGATCTCGGCGGCGCCTCCGCGGCGGGCGAGCTGGCCATCGCCGAGGTGAACGGCCCCGACGTGCGCGCGATGAACACCTTCGAAGAGCCCCGCGTGGTCGACGTCGCGGAGCGGACGGGGAGCGCCAAGGGCTCACGGTTCGACCACGAGTTCCCCGCCCATTCGATCACGGTGCTGCGCTTCGGAGTCACCCCTTGACGGCGCCGGGGAGACGTTGACAACCTCGGGGCCCACGCGTAGGGTAAGGACGCGTCAGTAAAAGGAAAGGAGTCCCGCCATGTTTGGTCTGGGATACCAAGAGCTGCTGTTGATCCTGGTCATCGTGCTGATTCTCTTCGGGGCCCAGCGCTTGCCCGATCTCGCCCGTTCACTCGGCTCCAGCGTGAAGGAGTTCAAGAAGGGCGTGAACGAGCTCAGCAAGGACGAGGCGCCCGCCAACAAGGACGAAGAGAAGAAGGCCTGATCGTCCCCTCCCCGTAATCCTTCAGTCCGCCGGATGCCCGCCGATCGCTACGCCGTCGGAATAGACCTCGGCGGGAGCAAGCTACGCGGCGGGCTCCTCTCCGAGCAGGGCCAGCTCGTCGCGCGCGTCGAGACCCAGACCGAGGCCTGGAAGGGCACCGCGAGCGTGCTCGCCAACCTCAAGCGCATGATTGCGGAGCTGCTGGACTCGACCGACCGCTCGCGCGTGACCGGGATCGGCATCGCCGCCGCGGGGCAGATCCACCCGAAGACCCACGCCGTCGTCTTCGCGCCCAACCTCCACTGGACCGACGTGCCGCTGCGCGACGAGATCGAGTCGAACCTGTCCCTCCCGACCTACGTGGAGAACGACGTGCGCGCCGCCGCGTGGGGCGAGTATCGATTCGGCGTCGGGCGCGGGGCGCGGAGCCTGATCGCCGTCTTCGTCGGCACCGGTGTCGGCTCGGGCGCGGTGATGGACGGCCTGCTCCTGAGCGGCCACAACAACGCCGCGGGCGAGATCGGCCATACGCAGATCGTGGTGGACGGGCTCCCGTGCCCCTGCGGCCAGCGCGGCTGCGTGGAGACCTACGCCTCCGGCAGCGGCTTCATCCGGCGCCTGCAGGCCGCGCTCGACCAGGGCACCAAGACCGTGCTCGCCGAGGAGACCGGGCGCGACCCGCGCCGGCTGACCGCCGCGCTGGTGGCGCGCGCGGCCGCGGCGGGCGATACCTTCGCCGCCATGGTATGGGACGAGGCGCTCCGCTATCTGGGCGCGGCCCTCGCCAACTACGTGACCGTTCTCAACCCCGAGCTGCTCGTCCTGGGCGGCGGCATCATGACCACGGTGCCGACCCTGGCCGAGTCGCTCACCGAGCGCATCCGCGCGCATGCCACGATGATGTCACGCGAGGTCCGGGTGGCGCGCGCCGGGCTGGGGGACTCCGCCGGCATCTTCGGCGCCGCCGATCGCGTGTGGCGGCAGGCGTGAGCCGGCTCACCGCGCTCGGCCAGCGCTGGATCGCGCGCTCGGGCTTCGCCTTCGATCTGGGCGTGTCGATCGTCCTGGCGCTGGTGACCCTCGCCTCCCGCTGGCCGTACCGCGCGCGCATGCTCTACAACTGGGACGCGGTGCAATTCGCGCTGGCGCTGCGCGAGTTCGATATCGCCAAGCATCAGCCGCATCCACCGGGCTACGTGCTGTACGTGGGACTGGGGCGGCTGGTGAACGCGACCGTCGCCGATCCCAACCTGGCCTACGTGACCCTGGCCATGATCTTCAGCGCCGCGACGACGGTCACGGTGTACTGGCTCGCGCGCGCCCTCTACGACCGCACCACCGCGGGCGCGGCGGCGGCGCTCCTCGCGGTGAGCCCACTCTTCTGGTTCTACGGCTCGGTGGGCCTCACCTACGCGGGCGAGGCCTTCGGGGCGACCCTGATGGCGCTGCTCGCGTGGCGCGCGCTCCACGGCAGCGTGGCGCATCTCTACCTCGGCGCCGTCTGCCTCGGGCTCGCGGGCGGCCTCCGCCAGTCGGTGCTCCTCATGCTGTTCCCGCTCTGGGCGGTGTCCGCCGCGCTGGGCATCCGCGAGGTCAAGCGCCTGGTGGCGGCGGCCGCGCTGCTCACCGCCGCCGTGCTCGCCTGGTTCCTGCCGCTGGTCTGGCTGGCCGGGGGCTGGCGCACCTATCTCCACGCCTCCGGCGAGCTCTACGGCAGCACCGTGCTGCCGACCTCGGTGCTCGGCGGCGACCTCGACACCACATTCCGGCAGGCGCGCTACATGCTCGAGTCGGTGCTGGTGGGCCTGGGCCCCTTGGCTCTCGCGATCGTGGTCCTGCCGTTCTACGCGCGGCGTCGTGGCTGGGGCGCGCGGGAGTGGTTCCTCGTGGGCTGGATGGCGCCGCCCTTCGCCTTCTACACGCTGGTGCACTTCGGCCAGGCCGGCTACGTGCTGACCTGTCTGCCCGC from Candidatus Methylomirabilota bacterium includes:
- a CDS encoding alpha-L-arabinofuranosidase C-terminal domain-containing protein encodes the protein MNRIGIDLARRIGTVDRRIFGNFIEHLGRCIYGGIYEEGSPLSDTRGFRKDVLEAVRPLRVPLLRWPGGNFVSGYHWLDGVGPKDQRPRRSELAWYAEESNRFGTLDFIAYCREIGAEPFICVNMGSGTMDEAQAWVEYCNGTGNTSWANLRRQHGHPEPLRVKYWGLGNEMYGSWQIGNLNAHDYVKKARGFATVMKRTDPSIVLIGCGQNGWSEWDEIVLGGLADLIDFHSIHLYTGSADHYATVFSSHQAERAVRICAALIERVRAAHRIAHSIHIAFDEWNVWWRTRSHEDRVGGVEERYTLTDALAVATYLNGFIRHCDTVKIANLAQLVNAIAPIFTSPKGLFLQTIYHPLRLYAEHTREIGLDVHVSGETYALSPAQETGSEGRVHHVAELGPFTLLDAAGSCDAAGRQVTLTVVNRDAVRAHRATIDLGGASAAGELAIAEVNGPDVRAMNTFEEPRVVDVAERTGSAKGSRFDHEFPAHSITVLRFGVTP
- the tatA gene encoding twin-arginine translocase TatA/TatE family subunit, whose protein sequence is MFGLGYQELLLILVIVLILFGAQRLPDLARSLGSSVKEFKKGVNELSKDEAPANKDEEKKA
- a CDS encoding ROK family protein, whose translation is MPADRYAVGIDLGGSKLRGGLLSEQGQLVARVETQTEAWKGTASVLANLKRMIAELLDSTDRSRVTGIGIAAAGQIHPKTHAVVFAPNLHWTDVPLRDEIESNLSLPTYVENDVRAAAWGEYRFGVGRGARSLIAVFVGTGVGSGAVMDGLLLSGHNNAAGEIGHTQIVVDGLPCPCGQRGCVETYASGSGFIRRLQAALDQGTKTVLAEETGRDPRRLTAALVARAAAAGDTFAAMVWDEALRYLGAALANYVTVLNPELLVLGGGIMTTVPTLAESLTERIRAHATMMSREVRVARAGLGDSAGIFGAADRVWRQA
- a CDS encoding DUF2723 domain-containing protein, producing the protein MSRLTALGQRWIARSGFAFDLGVSIVLALVTLASRWPYRARMLYNWDAVQFALALREFDIAKHQPHPPGYVLYVGLGRLVNATVADPNLAYVTLAMIFSAATTVTVYWLARALYDRTTAGAAAALLAVSPLFWFYGSVGLTYAGEAFGATLMALLAWRALHGSVAHLYLGAVCLGLAGGLRQSVLLMLFPLWAVSAALGIREVKRLVAAAALLTAAVLAWFLPLVWLAGGWRTYLHASGELYGSTVLPTSVLGGDLDTTFRQARYMLESVLVGLGPLALAIVVLPFYARRRGWGAREWFLVGWMAPPFAFYTLVHFGQAGYVLTCLPALVILLSRAMVDLVAAGSERLRRPHWRWALTAAALIPLLLVNTGFFVNARLEPREFDRREGEAWLWRARDEAHDWILSRTASALREHEAVLRAYVQTIRAVYDPSDTALLTERGNPRSYPWLRHAMFYMPEYAIYQLYLRADPPGFYAPQSAATMVLTPGTAITVPRRVRQLVWFVDHWDPALPRPKGLLEIELPYGRFLYVLPLGKTPVEHAGYTFARAAR